The Actinomycetota bacterium genome segment ACGAGGCCGTCATGGGAATCGTCGACCTGGCGAACCGCGGGTTCGGCGTGGACGACTTAACCTGAGTCCGTTCGGTAGGAACCAATCCCTCCATAGACGGCGGAACCGGACACCAGGAAGCCTTCCAGCCCGTCCTCGGCCACGAGTTCCAAACTCGTCAGCCCCGGCACTTCGGCTAGCCCCACTGAGGCCGGACGCTTCGCCTCCGACGCGAACAACTTGGAAAACGACCAGTGTTGTGCCTCGAGAAGCGTCCGAAGTGCCAGCTGAGAGATGAGACCCAGGTCCTCGCAGGCCTCGAGTTTCAGCACTCCCCATTTCGTCCGGTAGAGCTCGGCGGCTTCCAGCCACTCGCCGGACTCCAGTTCCACCACCGGCCGTCCCTTTCCGTACTCCAGCGTCACCCGGTGGTAGGAAGGTTCGGTGGGGTCCATGACCTCCAACTGCTCGTCGTCAAGGAACGTCAGCCAAACAGGAAGCCGGGTTCCGAAATCCCCGGTGGCCCGGACTGCCGCGGGAATGTAGCCCACGGGGTTTATGTGGGCCGAGAACGCCAGCTGCAGGCCGTAGCTCCAGCCCTTGACCACGGGGATCGCCGAGCCCGGAACCCCGGAGAACTTCCTCGCGAGCTGCGGCGGCGAGGCGTTGGAGCCGAAGGCCAGAACCGCCGTCCTCCGGTCGAGAGAGGATGCGCCCAAATCCGACAGGAACTTGTCGAGTGAAAGCTGGCTTCCTTCTACCCGCCACCTTCCCAGCCTATGAGAGCTGCCCGCCAGTGGAAGCACCTGGTGTCCGAAAAGAAGATAGGAGTATTCCGGCGTGGGGCCCGGGTAGACCGACGGCTCGTCCAGCGCCGGAATGCCCAGGCTCGACGCCTCCAAAATCGCCCCTAGATCTTGCCGGTGCGAATCGAGTGAACCGGCGGCAGGTGCCGGGCCCCCTCGTACCAGGTCTTCCCGCCGTCGGCGGTGCCGTAGAGGTCCCCCGAGGTCGCTCCGAACCACATGCCCAGGGGCTCCTGGCCGTCCGTGCACCACGCCTGGCGCAGCAGGGTCAGGAAGGCGCCCTTTTGCGGAAGACCCTGGTCGAGGGTGTTCCAGCTTGCTCCGCGGTCGGTGGTCTCGAAGACCCGGACCTTCCCGTCGACGGTAACCCGGTCGACCTGGGAGACCAGCGGGATGACGAACGCCCGGTCCGGGTTCTTCGGGTCGATGGCCATCGGCAGGCCGAAGTCGCTCGGCAGACCGTCGGCGATCGAGTGCCAGGTCCGTGCGGCGTCGTCGGAGCGGAAGACCCCGTTGTGGAACTGCAGGTAGAGGGTGTCCGGCTGGACCGGCGACCGGTTCACGCTGTGAACGCACTGGATCTGCTGGTCGTCGGGAGCGTCCTCGGGCCACCTCGGCAGGCCCTTGATGCGGCGCTCCCAGGTGGCTCCGCCGTCCTCGGTGTGCAGGACACCGACCGAGGAGATGCCGATGGTCAACTTCGACGGGTCGCCGGGGTACGGGCAGATCGAGTGCAGGCAGAGCCCGCCGCCGCCGGCCATCCAGTTGGGGCGGGTCGGGTCGTCCCACAGGGCCCGGTTGAGCTCCCAGGTCCGGCCGCTGTCGGTGCTGCGGAACAGGGCAGCGGGGGCGACCCCGCACCAGATCTCACCCTCGGCCTCACCGGGCTGGATGCACCAGACCTTCTCGACCTTGGCGTCGATGTCATTGGGGAACTCCGGGCCCTCGGCCATCTGCCACTCGCCGTCCGGGTCCTCGGTGTACCAGATGTGCGGTCCGAACAGGTTTCCGGGGGACATCTCCTTGAACTCCTCCGGCCAGTGGGTGACACCGGCGAGGTAGGTGCCGGTCCGCGGGTCGAAGGCCGCGAAGTCGACGGGCATCTCGACGAAGTGCCGGGACGCGATCTCCAGCGGTCCCTGCCGGTCTCCGCGCATGACGAACAGACCTTTTCTCGTGCCCACCAGGATCTCGGTTTCCGACATAGCGACCTCCTTTTGCTCGAAACTCGATGCCGGCCGAGTACCACCGGCAGGCCCACCCTTATCCTTCGACAAACCGGCGCAGATCGAAAGGGGTCAATCGGCGATCACATTCGACGTCCGGCCGAAATGCGACGAGAATCGGTTGTATATGAGCCCCAGTACCCTCGCCATCGAGGCCTCCGGCCTGGTCAAGGCGTTCGGCGAGACCAAAGCGGTCAACGGCGTCGACCTGTCGGTCCGCCGCGGGTCGGTCTACGGCGTGCTCGGCCCCAACGGCGCCGGCAAGACGACGATCATCCGGATGCTGGCGACCCTGCTCCGGCCCGACGCCGGAGAGGCCCGGGTGCTCGGCCACGACCTGCTGACCCACCCGGACGCGGTGCGTGCCGGCATCAGCCTCACCGGGCAGTTCGCCTCGGTGGACGAGGATCTCACCGGCCGCGAGAACCTCATCCTGATCGGCA includes the following:
- a CDS encoding exo-alpha-sialidase; this translates as MSETEILVGTRKGLFVMRGDRQGPLEIASRHFVEMPVDFAAFDPRTGTYLAGVTHWPEEFKEMSPGNLFGPHIWYTEDPDGEWQMAEGPEFPNDIDAKVEKVWCIQPGEAEGEIWCGVAPAALFRSTDSGRTWELNRALWDDPTRPNWMAGGGGLCLHSICPYPGDPSKLTIGISSVGVLHTEDGGATWERRIKGLPRWPEDAPDDQQIQCVHSVNRSPVQPDTLYLQFHNGVFRSDDAARTWHSIADGLPSDFGLPMAIDPKNPDRAFVIPLVSQVDRVTVDGKVRVFETTDRGASWNTLDQGLPQKGAFLTLLRQAWCTDGQEPLGMWFGATSGDLYGTADGGKTWYEGARHLPPVHSIRTGKI